Proteins found in one Oryza glaberrima chromosome 4, OglaRS2, whole genome shotgun sequence genomic segment:
- the LOC127772319 gene encoding uncharacterized protein LOC127772319, giving the protein MAAIPREAWEGCSVLLDINDGDRLAFFRLTPAATVKVGNRTCSLQPLVGRPFGSLFSVGPSGLVPCADAPSSRDDTTQDAADGPSQDETRDNRSLVDNNTAQNLSSDDIEAMKRDGVSGDEIVEALIANSSTFGKKTVFSQEKYKLKKQKKYAPKVLLRRPSTRSICETYFKKSPARTGFMRVDALSLLLSMANVGPYSDVLVVDMVGGLVVGAVAERLGGTGYVCSTYLGSAPSSIDIIRMYNLSSDMTTRIVQAPLSGLCSLQNSGDVSSGLNDSIQGEAQEPTAVPVENTQPSVPQPTDTAVPDEKTQSSKEQSIDIDIPEPLLDEHVNQDGNSSLDSKRDEDGSSIGPKSLKAGKAPSPERMKYWSEHGFSSLIVAAPGHDVESFVADLLPLLSYSAPFAIYHQYLQPLATCMHSLQVSKMALGLQISEPWLREYQVLPSRTHPHMQMNAFGGYILSGIRIHNGDACNGSK; this is encoded by the exons ATGGCGGCGATTCCCCGGGAGGCATGGGAGGGCTGCAGCGTCCTCCTCGACATCAACGACGGCGACCGCCTCGCCTTCTTCCGCCTCACCCCCGCCGC GACGGTGAAGGTGGGGAACAGGACATGCTCGCTGCAGCCGCTCGTCGGTCGCCCCTTCGGCTCCCTCTTCAGCGTCGGCCCCTCCGGCCTCGTCCCCTGCGCCGACGCCCCATCTTCTCGCG ATGATACAACGCAAGATGCTGCTGACGGTCCCTCGCAGGATGAAACTAGGGACAATAGATCTCTTGTCGATAATAATACAGCACAGAATTTATCTAGCGATGACATAGAGGCAATGAAGAG AGATGGTGTAAGTGGTGATGAGATTGTAGAAGCTTTGATAGCAAATAGCTCCACATTTGGGAAGAAGACCGTTTTTTCCCAA GAGAAATACAAACtaaagaaacagaagaaataTGCACCCAAAGTGCTTTTACGGCGCCCCTCTACCCGAAG CATTTGTGAGACATATTTCAAGAAAAGCCCAGCTCGAACAGG GTTTATGCGAGTTGATGCACTGTCCCTCTTGTTGTCTATGGCAAATGTTGGTCCATATTCGGATGTCCTTGTGGTTGATATGGTTGGAGGTTTAGTAGTTGGAGCTGTAGCTGAACGCTTAGGAG GTACTGGGTATGTTTGCAGCACATATCTTGGATCTGCTCCTAGCTCCATAGACATTATAAGGATGTATAATTTGAGCAGTGACATGACTACCAG GATTGTTCAGGCACCACTAAGTGGCCTCTGCTCCTTGCAAAACTCTGGCGATGTGTCTTCTGGTCTTAATGATAGCATTCAGGGTGAGGCACAAGAGCCCACTGCAGTACCAGTGGAGAATACTCAGCCATCTGTACCACAACCAACTGACACAGCAGTACCAGATGAGAAAACACAGTCATCTAAAGAACAATCTATTGATATAGATATCCCTGAGCCCTTATTGGATGAGCACGTTAATCAGGATGGCAATTCTTCCTTAG ATAGTAAAAGAGATGAGGATGGAAGTTCAATAGGTCCCAAATCACTCAAGGCAGGAAAGGCACCATCACCAGAGAGGatgaaatattggagtgaacaTGGATTTAGCAG TTTGATTGTTGCTGCTCCGGGGCATGATGTTGAAAGTTTTGTTGCTGATCTGCTTCCCCTCTTGTCTTATTCAGCTCCATTTGCTATCTATCACCAATACCTTCAG CCTCTCGCAACATGCATGCACAGCTTGCAAGTATCAAAAATGGCTCTCGGATTACAGATTTCTGAACCCTGGCTTCGTGAATACCAG GTCCTTCCATCACGAACTCATCCACACATGCAAATGAATGCATTTGGTGGTTATATTTTGAGTGGCATTAGGATACACAATGGCGATGCATGTAATGGAAGCAAGTGA